The Arvicola amphibius chromosome 11, mArvAmp1.2, whole genome shotgun sequence genomic interval ctgcctctgcctcccgagtgctgggactaaaggtgtgtgccaccatgccaggctgttTTTCCATGTTTTATTTGACCTTTCCAGTATACTGTTTTcttaaaattgattttgaaatgttagatatgttttgaaatttttattttaatttatgaaaaattGTCAAAAAATATGTGTCAGTGATTCTTCATTTGGATCAAATTTATTTATGGTTAACcagaaacttttcttttaaatttatgataCACAAaacaatagaatttttttttttttttggtttttcgagacagggtttccctgtagtttctttttttttaatatttatttatttattatgtatacaatattctgtctgtgcgtgtgcttgcaggccagaagagggcaccagaccccattacagatggttgtgagccaccatgtggttgctgggaattgaactcaggacctttggaagagcaggcaatgctcttaacctctgagccatctctccagccccttccctgtagtttctagagcctgtcctggaactagctcttgtagaccagactggcctcgaactcagagatccgcctgcctctgcctcccgagtgctgggattaaaggcgtacgccaccaccgccgtGCTAAAACAATagaattttaaacttaaaatagatTGAACTgatatttggttttttggttttgtatgtttttgtgtttttgaggagGGGAAGGTCCCTCTACattgctctgtctgtcctggatctCTATGTAGAGCGGAGTGGCTCGAATTTCCAGAGAACTGCCTAcatctgcctcatgagtgctaggcTTAAAAGCATGCCACTTCAACCAACTGATTtatgcttttttgagacagagtcttactacataacccaggctgtcctgaaactcactatatagaccaggatggcttagaactcacagcagtttgtctgctgctgctgctgctgcctcctaaaggctggaattaaaggcctggaTTGAACTTTTTTGAAGTGGAAATGTAGTTGTAATTAAAACTAACTACAGTTCTACCAGTATTgcattttctattgtttttcacTACATAATATTAGTAAACCAAAGTGCAAAATACACCTTCTATAACTTGATAACTTTGTGCTTGTGACTGGTGGGCTAAGTGATGAGACTGGTGGTTTTGTAGGACTTGCCTGTGTCTTGACATAGGCATCTGCTGTGTCGGACGCTAACccacttctgtttgtttgttgcagATTGGCTTTTCAGCAGCAGATGCAGTGACAGGCCTGAAGCTGGTAGAAGAGGGGGTGCCGAAGGAGCATCTCGCCTTGCTGGCCGTGCCGATGGTCCCTCTGCAGATAGTACTGCCGCTGATCATCAGCAAGTACACCGCCGGTCCCCAGCCGCTGAACGTCTTCTACAGAGCCATGCCCTACAGGTGACAGCAGAGCCTGCTAAATAGCTGGTTATGTTCACTATTGTGCATATGACAATAGAGCGTATGGGTAGGATTGGGGAAGGAGGCATGATGGAACTTTAATGTCACTGTTATTTAGaggaagtttttctctttttagtctTCTGGAATGTCCTTTTGTTGTTTGGGGGACAGGTAATATTTTTGTTTCGTTACTGTTGTTTTGAAGGAGTatctccatgtagccctgactgttctggaacttacagaccaggctgactcaaactcagagatccgtttgcctctgcctcctgggtctgagattaaaggcatgtgccaccatgctgggctctAGCCATTTTTAATACTGCTTATTCCTTAATGTAAAATGGATGTCAActcagtgtttctctttttgtagGTTATTGCTTGGATTAGAATATGCCCTGCTTGTTTGGTGGACTCCTAAAGCAGAGCATCAAGGAGGATTCCCCATGTATTACTATGTTATAGTGCTGCTGAGTTATGCGTTACATCAGGTAAGCTAGGAGACGAGCTGCTGAtgaaatgaagtgtgtgtgtgtgtgtgtgtgtgtgtgtgtacacgcacgtgTGTTATATGCATGACTGGGTAAGTGTGTGGGCTCTAGGGCACACGAAGGAAGgccagaacaggatgctgggtgtcTTTTTCACTCTCTGtattgtcttgagacagggttcctcactaaactggaagcttgccacattggctaggctggctggtcactgCCTGTTTCTCCTTCaaaagctagagttacaggcactCAGTCATTCACGGGTGAGCATGTGAACTCAAGCCCCATAGTTGTAGAAGTGCCACCTTCCAGTCCCTGAGGAAAAATTTTCCCAGCTACTTTAATGAAGTTGAGTTAATCTGACAATAAAGTAATTTGATGGTGAACTTAAGTCCAGTGTCTTTAAACTTGGTGAGTGATAGTCATGAAAAAGGagtttatctatttttctttaaattattcctTTATGGAGAATTTATTATATTTCAGAATTTTAACAATGTTTACTCTTACTAAGTAAGTATACCTTGATCTGTTCATAGATGTAGGGAagatgtttatgtttatttttggttttgagaatgGTATAAGTTGTATAACCAAACCTaagtttgaacaggtctgaaactGGCCCTATCAATccaatcagtcaatcaataaaGAAATCCATAGTGGATCATAGCTAACAAACCGTAGACTTGTAAAATTATTGGGGCCAGTATGTCAAATGCATACTTCTGTTTTGCACAAAATTAATGCTAGGCACATGACAGACATTAAAAAGAAGCATTTGGTTCAGTTAGTGTCTCACTGTCTACCTAGGGAAAGAAATGTACAGATGATGCTGTTATAGTCTGAAGGCttgtttctttggcttttgcttttcttGGAGAATTTCTCAAAGCGTAGTCAGAGAACCTTAGGCAATCATACAGgtcttaaaggaaagaaaagattcaaGGTCTCCGACATGAGGTATGGTGTATGGCAGCAATATCGTTGTTACTGATATGTTGTGTGACAGCAGCTGTCCTGAGTGCTGAATGTAACTGAGTCAATCAAGCCACAATCTTTGCCATTTGTGGAACTTATGAATTACGGCTATCAGACAGCTTCCCATGACAGGCACCTCCTCAGTTTCGTGGAATTTCGTGTCTGCAGTCTAATGTGACTTTGCTGCCCCCACTACCTGTGTACTCACTTTGgtattccatttaaaaaaaaaaaaaaacacttcatggAGAGTTGCTCAGAGGAATATTGTTTTGGAAataatttatacttttttaatgaaggtagaattatttttaatttccttatttttaattttccttctggttatgtttgagacagtatttgttccagaccagccttaaacttgaaatcctcctgcctcttcctacaaggtattaggattaaagatgtatggcTCCATTCCTGTCTCTCGGTTTTTCCTCTCTAGTTTgtcttataaattttaaaatagtattcttCAACGTTATTTATCATCATTTTTGGAGTATACTGCATATCCATGTTTTGTTGTTTACTTTTGTAATATAGATGCAcgagtgtatatgtgcatatgtcatATATCCATGTATAGTATACATAGGAACTTTGTGTGTCCCAGTGCCACCTTCCTGTCACTTTCCCTTCGGTCTCCTTTGACTGTCAATGGTATAAGTCTGACCAGAAAACAGGGCTCCATAGTTTATGCTTCCTGCTTGGTGCCCCAGGCTCAATCCCGAACACCCTGCACAccgaaaacaaaagccaaaaaaagaagaaaaaagaaaacctccttCCGCCATCCCAATGTTCCCTTCTTCTCACAGGTCACGCTGTACAGCATGTATGTGTCGATAATGGCTTTCAATGCCAAGGTCAGTGATCCTCTTATCGGAGGAACATACATGACCCTTTTAAATACTGTGTCCAATCTGGGAGGAAACTGGCCGTCTACAGTAGCTCTCTGGCTCGTGGATCCCCTCACAGTGAAGGAGTGTGTAGGAGCATCAAACCAGAATTGTCGAACTCCTGATGCTATTGAAGTAAGTGTGTTTTAGTTTCAGATAACAATGAACAAGTTTTGAAATATAGTTAGTGTCTAAAAATCATATATACTGTAGTTTCAGTATGGAAGTGTACATATTTTAGCTCTATTATGATGAGGAGTAATTGCGAATTTGTGTCAGTAAGACTAGCTTAGGTGAAGGTGCTTTTCAGGCAAAGAGAGCACACTGGGGTTGCTGAAATGCTCATAAATGAAACAATAATAGCTGGCTTTTACAGCGCAGTTGGtgtagtgcttgcctagcatacacagagTTCTGGGTTTACACATAAAACCAAGCTTAGtgatgtgtgcctttaatcccagcacttgagggctGTGAGGAAGAGATTCAGAAGACCAGGATATCCTCAGGTCCAGAATTGAAGCCAACCTAGGCTATCTGAGACCCTGCGTCTATAaagcaaaccagaaaaaaagttaaagaatatttattatacttttatttttatagctttgcAAAAAACTTGGCGGCTCATGTGTGACAGCTCTGGATGGTTATTATGTGGAATCCATTATCTGTGTTTTCATTGGATTTGGTTGGTGGTTCTTTCTTGGTCCAAAATTCAAAAAGTTACAGGATGAAGGACCATCTTCATGGAAGTGCAAAAGGAATAACTAATGCCAACATTACTGGACATTCTAGAAGGTAATTGTAGATTAGTTTTACTGAGAAAGCTATGATAATCAGTGTATAGGGATATAAAATActgcttaattttaattttaaatgtcacatagttgaaaataaaaatttctttgtgtgtttgatcatatttttccttGCCTTATCAATGTATTTAATGTTTACTTAAGGCCAGGAAACAACTCTTTTGGTTGTATTACTTGATTTCTGTTAATTTACTGACCAAAGCATATTTTAAGCTGCAGTGGAACAGTCGTGGTGGTCACCATACTGCCAAGTATTGTTGTTGGTACCTGTTATTGCATTGTATGTAACATTTGGTACAGTGTATCAAGTGGGCAAAGCTTAATATTCAGGTACTAGCTAACTAGTTTGACCTTATTGGAAGTTAATTCTCACTTTAAACtgtaaatttgtaaaaatttatGTGGACTCTGATGCAAAGAAAATGTAGACTATTAAAACATTGACTTGTTTTTCTGATCATAATCGCATTGTATAAATGAATCtgttaaaataactattttaactgtaattttgcttttgtAAGCATGGAAGATTTATAAAAAGATtattcaaactatttttttataaatgaaagctatggtttttaatttattgattttcctATCTCTCCTTTTTGGGGATGCTATTTTGATTTCTTGTTAACTCTTGCCCTAGGTTTACGCTATGATTTTGTCACAGGTGAGTCATGGCACACAGACAGCTAATGAGGGGATCAAGTTTGTGGTGTGCGTGTTTATGGCTgagttgtaaaaataaaaactaaatgtcATTCTTGCTGTAGTTTTTTTAATTactgtgagaaaaaaatgtaaacttaCGATTAAATAAAAGTTCAGTGAGTTAACAACATAAATCTTAAAGCAaccattttaaaagagagattttGTGCCTTTGATAGACCGCTCTGTGGGAGAGCATTTCTTAATCTTAGGTAAGcactttattcataaaaatattaataattatttcatGCCAAATCAGGAATagtatttgcttctttttattttttctttcttttttaaaatttatttatttattatgtatgcaacgttctgcctacatatatgccAACATACCCAAAGATGGCACCAGAtattattatagatggttgtgagctaccatgtggttgctgggaattgaactcgaaGAGCAAtcatctctgagccatttctccagcccccaggtatttctgttttttaaaacacaTGCTTTTGGGGGGAACTCATTTTGCAACTGTGTGGGTACCAAAGAAATAGTATTACTGTTGGATTAGTCCACAGTATctgtacaaaattttaaatatgaactgAATACgatcacttttgtttttgttttttgagccagggtttctttgtgtagccctggctatcctggaacttgatttgtaggccaggctgaccttgaactcacagattctctaaaggtgtgtgccaacactgcccagcctAAATTAATAACTTTTGATGAGCAAAGGCCAGGGAATTTCCCTACCCTAAACTACAAGCCTAGCCTTTGGATTTTGAAGTAGGGTcttcttgtgtagcccaggatgacctcagaTTTGCCTTAGCCCTGCTGCTTTGATCTCTCAGGTACTGCGATTATAGGCGTGTGCCGCTACAAACTCTGAAAGGGAATGGCAGACAAGAGATAAACTAGAATGGTGGTTGTTGGAAGGCCGCTGGTCAGAGGTTACCGTCTATCATGGCCTGGCAGCTTTCCCCAAAGCTTGGCAGCATGGGGACCATCCCCAACCCCCAGCAAGACTTTCTGTTCTCTACCTGATTTCTGGAGAATATCCCTGGCCCAGGAAGACTGACTTTGTCTGAAAGCTGTCTTTAAGCCTTGATGCCTGATTTATCTTTAGTATGACCCTCGGCACAGTTCCCTGCTAGAAGCCTTACCCCTGCTGCACATATGGTGACTTAAGCTTGTATTAGGAGCTTTGCTATAGGACCCAGCTGCCACAATCAAAGCCTCATGGTAGGGGTGTGGTGTGCCACTTAGTGCAAAGTAGGGTTTGTCCCTATATATTCCCTGGAGTAAAGTTGGTAGGACTTACTGAAGTCATCTCCTAGAGGACTGTCTGAGTTGTACTCACAACCGTCTGAATCCTGttccctgcttctgctgcctcctCCCTCATGGATCAGTGCACCAACAATCTGGAGGAAAAAGTGGGATCACAGGTAGCattgggaaaggaaaagaaaaaatggagtcCAGAAATTGTGAAGATGATTGAAAGGAGTGTTGTCCTAGGAAGCAAAAATAATGACACTATGGGTGGGACCAGGGACTTGTTCCCAAACAAATGTTTTTCTAAcgttttcatatttttaagattattttattattttatgtatataaaagtgTTTTGCCTCCATATATGTATGGGCACAATAGGCATGCTTGGTACCCAGGAAGGCTATTGGATCTTCTTGAACTGGAATTAGAGACTTACGAGCTACCATGTTGGTTTgggggcttgaacccaggtcctctataagagcagcaagtgctgctaACCATTGAGCCAAATCTCCAACTCCAAgaagataatatattttaatatttattattgtaaaaATTAATTGATCAACttcattattttgtcttttatgaaAACAAGAATTAAATGTTAATTCTTCAGGGTCGGTATCAAAGTAATTTTGCTAGTTGCTCCTCAATCTAGAGTTGAACAACAGCCCTCTGGCAGCTTCCTTTTTCTCAGCTCTTCTTCATCCATCTATAGTCTTCATTACATGTATATAGATTTCTTGTAAAGTgtaatcagaaaataaaactttctctAGGATAAATGGTATCTCCTGAGTGATGAATTTGTTCTTCTCCATTATCTAAGCCACATTCCAACAAATCCTGTCCATCATAGTCTGCCTACcacctgcagcccaggctgtagAAGTGCTGCGTGCTCAATTTAAACTAAAGATGTCCTATGGgcatttctcctttaaaatgaGCGGCGGGagctgaagtgatggctcagactgctgttccagagaaacccgagttcagtcccatcacccacacggtggttcacagccctccataactccagtcccagagcgTCTGGTGCTCTCCCGGCTCCTGTGTGCACTCGGTGCACATCCATATGCTCAGACAAAACAgcatacacataaagataaacaACTCTATAAAAATTAACAGCTTCCAGTTACTGCCTTGGCCCAGCACTACAAAAAgtcaaatagaagaaaacaaagaaaggctCTTCCCTGGAGCACTGCACCTGCCCACTGTGGTCATCATCATAGGTTCCAGACATGTGATTCACCATACTATTCAAAAACCCTCATATAAATTAATCAAGAGGACCCATGGTTTTAAAAGGTAGGTGTTTGGTAATTCCTGTTTTATACAAAAAGCAGAGGCACAGGACAAAGGTaagtgattttccttttttttaccCCCCTAGTTTTTCAAGAcgggatttctctctgtaaccctgaCTATTCTGAAACTTACTTTGTACACCAAGCCAGCCTCAAATGCACAtagttccacctgcctcttcctcccaaatgctgggactgaaggcatgcatcatcacaccCAGCGGTAAATAAGGATTGATAGTGCAGGTAGTCCAGCTACCACCCCCACCACGAAACAGCTGAGCTGCTGGTGCTGCTCTCCCATCCCACTCAGCTGCTCCACATCACAGCCC includes:
- the Slc33a1 gene encoding acetyl-coenzyme A transporter 1 isoform X3, whose product is MLPHAILWAKQQAIFWAMFCFWPLNLLTFVTNICGFSLSPGESLPFQIGFSAADAVTGLKLVEEGVPKEHLALLAVPMVPLQIVLPLIISKYTAGPQPLNVFYRAMPYRLLLGLEYALLVWWTPKAEHQGGFPMYYYVIVLLSYALHQVTLYSMYVSIMAFNAKVSDPLIGGTYMTLLNTVSNLGGNWPSTVALWLVDPLTVKECVGASNQNCRTPDAIELCKKLGGSCVTALDGYYVESIICVFIGFGWWFFLGPKFKKLQDEGPSSWKCKRNN